One Gloeothece verrucosa PCC 7822 DNA window includes the following coding sequences:
- a CDS encoding DUF4359 domain-containing protein, with protein MKGNLIIGGIVLAVVGIVMGVTNPKPSAYKEYISEKLLLEGEKALCKQTEVCHDQSTPAILNPLIKRVKDKIAKPAIEKVIEETTTRQNLIFFSIYTTEISDIETIKTLGAFNYFLTYSS; from the coding sequence ATGAAAGGAAATTTAATTATCGGGGGTATTGTCTTAGCTGTAGTGGGTATTGTCATGGGAGTCACCAACCCTAAACCCTCAGCTTACAAGGAATATATATCTGAAAAATTGCTTCTTGAAGGAGAAAAAGCTCTTTGTAAGCAAACCGAGGTTTGTCACGACCAATCAACTCCAGCTATCTTAAATCCTTTGATAAAAAGGGTTAAAGATAAAATCGCCAAGCCAGCTATAGAAAAAGTGATCGAAGAAACAACGACTCGTCAAAATTTAATCTTTTTTAGTATTTACACAACAGAAATATCCGATATAGAAACCATAAAAACCCTAGGAGCTTTTAATTATTTTTTGACTTATTCAAGTTAA